A single window of Paenibacillus sp. FSL H8-0537 DNA harbors:
- a CDS encoding AraC family transcriptional regulator, which translates to MEVTNDKINMEEQLFWFTHSAIKVMDVRHIKMKLGEALSAYRLPANAFLFALRGSAAVALDNREYAFKRFQILHGGKGFYLDIGPIDELFEYYLILYKTVQPLRNMPEKQRLLETNPFRMQYGITPVFPISLYGKLKQLNEEFHKDGKLAELHVKTLFYDFIYELLRQLEEQEVPVIKADLVAQAVRFIHEHYAESITLERLANVLDCTPRHLTRLFKNQIHHSPIDYLIQLRIQKAKDLLTSTEGTLQEIATGVGYPDVYFFSRIFKKHTGISPIHYKMDASPPRKRPYNPLLMSRYPIVSRRRSGHTVIGDNHYQKRGEGVLRMNRVSKQSIAIMMLLAVTLLVSACGSSANSPATNGAAPAASSHTAEQTAGERVLKDGLGNEVKVPANPQRVIASYLEDHLVALGVIPVAQWSVSDGKVQNYLQKELANIPAIPSELPYEVVLSYQPDLIIIDNAEMVMGDKYAQYAKIAPTYTVGSDVNNDWRQELLTVGELLNKSEEAKQVLADYEAKATDAKDKLHQAIGDKSAAVLWVTAKNVYVVNQSLSSGDLLYRDLGLAVPNVVAEISSTAKANWSAISKEKLAELDADYLFIVNSREATKEEVLSDPIWQGIPAVKNNNVYAYDNNASWLYTGTIANSQMIDDVLESIVK; encoded by the coding sequence GTGGAAGTCACGAACGACAAGATAAACATGGAGGAGCAGCTGTTTTGGTTCACGCATAGTGCCATTAAAGTGATGGACGTTCGGCATATTAAAATGAAGCTAGGGGAAGCGCTTAGCGCCTATCGGCTGCCGGCCAATGCGTTTTTATTTGCGCTAAGAGGCAGTGCGGCGGTTGCTTTGGACAATCGGGAATATGCATTCAAAAGATTTCAAATATTGCATGGCGGGAAAGGCTTTTATTTGGATATTGGCCCCATAGATGAGCTTTTTGAATATTATCTCATCCTCTACAAAACGGTTCAGCCGCTTCGGAATATGCCAGAAAAACAGCGGCTGCTGGAGACAAATCCTTTTCGCATGCAATACGGTATTACGCCCGTTTTTCCAATATCCCTTTATGGGAAGCTGAAGCAGCTGAACGAAGAATTTCATAAGGACGGCAAGCTTGCCGAACTGCATGTGAAAACGTTGTTCTACGACTTCATCTATGAATTGCTGCGGCAGCTTGAGGAGCAGGAGGTTCCCGTTATAAAAGCGGATCTGGTCGCCCAGGCGGTCAGGTTTATCCATGAGCATTATGCGGAATCGATTACACTGGAGCGGCTGGCGAATGTGCTGGATTGCACGCCAAGGCATTTAACGCGCCTATTCAAAAATCAAATCCACCATAGTCCGATTGATTATCTCATTCAGCTTCGCATCCAGAAGGCGAAAGATCTACTGACGAGCACGGAGGGGACTTTACAGGAAATAGCCACCGGTGTCGGCTATCCGGACGTTTATTTTTTCAGCCGTATTTTTAAAAAGCATACGGGCATTTCGCCGATTCATTATAAAATGGATGCGAGTCCCCCAAGAAAACGCCCTTATAATCCATTATTGATGTCCCGATACCCCATTGTATCCAGGAGGCGCAGCGGGCATACTGTTATTGGTGATAATCATTATCAAAAAAGAGGCGAAGGGGTATTAAGAATGAACAGAGTTTCCAAACAATCAATTGCCATTATGATGCTGCTTGCAGTGACTCTATTGGTCAGTGCATGCGGAAGTTCGGCAAATTCTCCAGCGACAAATGGGGCTGCGCCAGCCGCAAGCAGCCATACAGCGGAACAGACAGCGGGTGAGCGGGTACTGAAGGATGGTTTGGGGAATGAAGTTAAGGTTCCAGCTAATCCTCAACGCGTTATAGCCTCTTATTTGGAAGATCATTTGGTAGCGCTAGGCGTCATTCCGGTTGCTCAGTGGTCGGTAAGTGATGGGAAGGTGCAAAATTATTTGCAGAAGGAGCTGGCGAATATCCCTGCTATTCCATCCGAGCTTCCCTATGAAGTCGTGCTGAGCTACCAGCCTGATCTTATTATTATCGACAATGCGGAAATGGTAATGGGGGACAAGTATGCACAATATGCTAAAATTGCCCCAACCTATACAGTAGGCAGCGATGTCAACAATGATTGGCGGCAGGAGCTGCTGACGGTAGGAGAATTGCTGAATAAGAGTGAGGAAGCGAAGCAGGTGCTGGCTGATTATGAAGCGAAAGCTACAGATGCCAAGGATAAGCTGCACCAAGCAATCGGTGACAAGTCGGCTGCGGTTCTCTGGGTAACAGCTAAAAATGTCTACGTCGTCAACCAAAGCTTATCCAGCGGCGATTTGCTTTATCGGGATCTGGGTTTGGCCGTTCCGAACGTGGTTGCAGAAATATCCTCTACGGCGAAGGCGAATTGGAGTGCGATTTCCAAGGAGAAGCTCGCCGAGCTGGACGCCGATTACCTGTTTATTGTGAACAGCAGGGAGGCGACGAAAGAGGAAGTTTTGAGCGATCCGATCTGGCAGGGCATTCCTGCAGTGAAAAATAACAACGTCTACGCGTATGACAACAATGCCAGCTGGCTGTACACAGGAACGATTGCCAACTCGCAAATGATTGATGATGTGCTTGAGAGTATTGTGAAATAA
- a CDS encoding histidine kinase, translating into MKSFQLSKLYIPFTYKMMIPYMALVLLTDVLVGYISYTMLVQSRTEMAETNIRTAMEQTRNNIEYQMDEIERISSTLFSSLTFQNALQNTGEPLEIMLKMKDDIIPQMRAPLQLYGNNIRLAVYTVDEKMYEVLGDDMDKPIQRRDYYVLSMHHIENTDWFKSLQASNQDNLWIQLASDRKLENVSHFRKLVSSSGMASVIGYVRVTARFDELLGNFDTFPIDQGISLRLLNTQSGEVMYTRGLANHQSNPASYLSVKEEIPGTPFVIETLVPHAYLSKDASKMQKVIVAVCLISFLVMAFIGYIVARLSGKKMKRIVMLVRSFQEGNFHKRIGFTGNDEFVHIANSFNQMATSIQELIKNVYVQGIQKKQAELDVLQAQISPHFLYNTLSTIGSLANLGETDKVTAMVQGLSKFYRLTLNGGNVYITLEKEIEQVKTYLDIQRVKYADTFEVYYDIEPDILQTPIIKLILQPFVENIFKHAWFGKTIAIRITGRRLGDRIELKIIDTGIGMRPDTIKKMLSNTSLPMPMPVPAGQTDKVEDAKSDKYGLKNVEERIKLRYGTDFGIRIGSHYGAGTTVQIILPVENAEMREDAEGIWL; encoded by the coding sequence ATGAAGAGCTTTCAGCTAAGCAAGCTGTATATACCATTTACGTATAAAATGATGATTCCTTACATGGCGCTTGTGCTGCTGACGGATGTGCTGGTCGGCTATATCTCATATACGATGCTCGTTCAGTCACGAACGGAGATGGCGGAGACGAATATTCGCACCGCGATGGAGCAGACGCGCAATAATATTGAATACCAAATGGATGAGATAGAACGTATATCGAGCACGCTTTTCAGCAGCTTAACGTTTCAGAATGCCCTGCAAAACACGGGAGAACCGCTGGAGATTATGCTGAAAATGAAGGATGACATCATACCGCAGATGAGAGCGCCGCTCCAGCTGTATGGGAACAATATCCGGCTCGCAGTTTACACGGTAGACGAGAAAATGTACGAGGTGCTGGGCGATGATATGGACAAGCCTATTCAGCGCAGAGACTATTATGTGCTTTCGATGCATCATATCGAGAATACGGACTGGTTCAAGTCACTCCAAGCATCCAATCAGGATAATCTTTGGATACAGCTGGCTTCCGACCGCAAACTAGAAAACGTTTCGCATTTTCGCAAGCTGGTGTCCTCCAGCGGCATGGCTTCTGTTATCGGCTATGTGCGCGTGACGGCTCGCTTTGATGAGCTGCTTGGCAACTTCGATACGTTCCCGATTGATCAAGGCATCAGCTTGCGACTTCTAAACACTCAATCAGGCGAGGTCATGTATACGCGCGGCTTGGCGAACCATCAGTCTAATCCGGCTTCCTACCTCAGTGTGAAAGAAGAAATACCCGGAACGCCGTTCGTGATTGAGACGCTCGTGCCCCATGCCTATTTAAGTAAAGACGCCAGCAAAATGCAGAAGGTCATCGTTGCCGTGTGTCTGATCAGCTTCCTGGTCATGGCGTTTATTGGCTACATTGTTGCCCGGTTGTCTGGCAAAAAAATGAAGCGAATTGTTATGCTGGTTCGCTCCTTCCAAGAAGGGAACTTTCATAAGCGGATTGGTTTTACCGGCAATGACGAGTTTGTTCATATTGCCAATTCCTTCAACCAAATGGCGACGAGCATTCAAGAGCTGATTAAAAATGTCTACGTGCAGGGCATTCAGAAAAAGCAGGCGGAGCTGGATGTGCTGCAAGCGCAGATCAGCCCTCATTTTTTGTATAACACGCTCTCGACGATTGGCAGTTTGGCTAATTTGGGTGAGACGGACAAGGTGACGGCGATGGTTCAGGGGCTGTCGAAGTTTTACCGTTTAACGCTGAATGGCGGCAATGTGTACATTACGCTGGAGAAGGAGATTGAACAGGTAAAAACGTATTTGGACATTCAACGGGTAAAATATGCCGATACGTTCGAGGTTTATTACGACATCGAGCCGGATATTTTGCAAACACCGATTATTAAGCTTATTTTACAGCCATTTGTGGAAAATATATTTAAGCACGCTTGGTTTGGCAAAACGATAGCGATACGCATAACGGGCAGACGGCTGGGCGACCGCATTGAGCTGAAAATTATTGATACCGGCATCGGGATGCGGCCGGATACGATCAAAAAAATGCTCTCGAATACATCCTTGCCAATGCCTATGCCTGTTCCTGCGGGACAAACGGATAAAGTGGAAGACGCCAAATCGGATAAATATGGTCTGAAAAACGTCGAAGAGCGAATCAAGCTGCGCTACGGCACGGATTTTGGCATTCGAATCGGCAGCCATTATGGCGCGGGCACAACGGTGCAAATTATTCTTCCGGTCGAAAATGCCGAGATGAGGGAGGATGCAGAAGGGATTTGGCTATAG
- a CDS encoding response regulator gives MDISLLLVDDEAIDLEWLRRRVVGNERLQLQDVSVATSGFEALEMMEQKRIDLILSDIRMPIMSGMEFARRAKAINPMAHLVFISGHQDFSYAREAIQLNASGYLLKPVDDTELHDMLLELCNKIEQERLQNQSLTETLTLVHQELLLRWFNEPTSGRVEQHLHSFLMPLLQGGAAVAIIEMDDMEWKLGKMAAGERRSLTAEMALFIRAFVDRHQVGTLLTSYDYHFVLLATVQEAECKALLEKLVQAFNEAFPYSITIGAGMHTTVIAKLHDAYQQAQAALSIKWIVGKNRLIHDAASWSPKEAMAYSLEETVDRMLRAMLEYDLTTVDDCLRELFSGDQPLTGKNDIYDLIIRITSKLHADLQQMNEHLYEILKWDSHQPFVLFQFETVHDILSWLRRRFFELSELLYLKKQRQKRKLIEEIALYVEQRLDQKITLNEVAAHFDFTPNYLGQLFKAETNTLFSDFLSELRMKHVCKLLEDPTKKIYEIAELAGYKNIIYFNRQFKQQVGMSPGEYRKKHNI, from the coding sequence ATGGATATTAGTTTATTGCTCGTGGATGATGAGGCAATCGATTTGGAATGGCTACGGCGACGGGTAGTCGGCAATGAGCGCCTGCAATTGCAGGATGTGTCCGTTGCCACTAGCGGGTTCGAGGCGCTGGAAATGATGGAGCAGAAGCGCATCGACCTGATTCTCTCGGATATTCGCATGCCGATTATGTCGGGGATGGAATTTGCCCGCAGGGCGAAGGCGATTAACCCGATGGCGCATCTTGTTTTTATAAGCGGCCATCAGGATTTCAGCTACGCGAGGGAAGCGATCCAGCTGAACGCCTCCGGATATTTGCTTAAGCCGGTTGATGATACCGAGCTTCATGATATGCTGCTGGAGCTATGCAACAAAATCGAGCAGGAGCGGCTGCAAAACCAGTCGCTGACCGAGACGCTGACGCTGGTGCATCAGGAGCTGCTGCTGCGTTGGTTTAACGAGCCGACATCGGGGCGGGTAGAGCAGCATCTTCACAGCTTCCTTATGCCGCTGCTGCAGGGCGGAGCAGCTGTTGCCATTATTGAAATGGATGATATGGAGTGGAAGCTGGGCAAGATGGCAGCGGGTGAGCGACGTTCCTTAACAGCGGAGATGGCGTTGTTTATTCGCGCCTTTGTTGACCGTCATCAAGTTGGAACGCTGCTGACCAGCTATGACTATCATTTTGTGCTGCTGGCGACGGTGCAGGAGGCGGAATGCAAAGCGCTGCTTGAAAAGCTGGTGCAAGCGTTTAACGAAGCTTTTCCCTATTCGATTACCATCGGGGCTGGCATGCATACAACGGTTATTGCCAAGCTGCATGACGCCTATCAGCAGGCACAGGCAGCTCTGAGCATCAAATGGATTGTCGGGAAAAACAGGCTCATTCACGATGCAGCATCCTGGTCGCCTAAAGAAGCGATGGCGTACAGCCTCGAAGAGACAGTAGACCGGATGCTGCGGGCGATGCTGGAATATGATCTGACGACGGTTGATGATTGCTTGCGGGAGCTGTTCAGCGGCGACCAGCCGCTAACCGGGAAAAACGACATCTACGACCTCATCATTCGCATTACGTCCAAGCTGCATGCGGATCTCCAGCAAATGAACGAGCATTTATATGAAATTTTAAAATGGGACTCCCATCAGCCGTTTGTCTTGTTTCAATTTGAGACGGTGCATGACATTCTCTCTTGGCTGAGAAGGCGGTTTTTCGAGCTGTCCGAGCTGCTGTATTTGAAGAAGCAGCGGCAAAAGCGGAAGCTGATCGAAGAAATCGCACTTTATGTGGAGCAGCGGCTCGATCAGAAAATTACGCTCAATGAGGTGGCGGCCCACTTTGATTTTACGCCGAACTACTTGGGCCAGCTGTTCAAAGCAGAGACGAATACGCTGTTCAGCGATTTTCTAAGCGAGCTGCGTATGAAGCATGTGTGCAAGCTGCTGGAGGACCCGACCAAGAAGATATATGAAATTGCCGAGCTGGCTGGCTATAAAAATATTATTTATTTTAATCGCCAATTCAAGCAGCAGGTTGGCATGTCGCCGGGGGAATATCGGAAAAAACATAACATTTAA
- a CDS encoding ABC transporter permease subunit, producing MKRHGFIQDVIKYRAILLMLLPAVLFFLLFAYIPMAGIIIAFKHYDYAGGIFGSAWNGLDNFRFFFESGDAWRITRNTALYNIAFIVVNNVLQIFTAILLFEVGGKWFRKIAQSILFLPYFISWVVVGAIAYNLLSFDIGTVNSLLRNIGMEPIDIYNTPAYWPIILVLVAAWKTLGYGTIMYLAAITSIDTEMYEAAEIDGANIFQRIFKVTIPNLYPTVIILVLLAVGNIFKGDFGMFYNMVGNNGVLFSSTDVIDTFVFRSLITSNDIGMSAAAGVYQSVLGFTTIMLFNYAVRKYDKDRALF from the coding sequence ATGAAGCGACACGGATTTATACAGGATGTCATCAAATATCGGGCTATTTTGCTCATGCTGCTGCCCGCCGTTTTGTTTTTTCTACTGTTTGCTTATATACCGATGGCGGGCATTATTATTGCTTTCAAGCATTATGATTATGCCGGCGGAATCTTCGGCAGCGCGTGGAATGGGCTGGACAACTTTCGGTTTTTCTTTGAATCGGGCGATGCCTGGCGCATAACAAGAAATACGGCGCTCTATAATATCGCTTTTATTGTAGTCAACAATGTGCTGCAAATTTTCACGGCAATTTTGCTGTTCGAGGTTGGGGGCAAATGGTTCCGCAAAATCGCTCAGTCGATTTTGTTTCTGCCTTACTTTATTTCTTGGGTTGTCGTGGGCGCGATTGCCTACAACCTGCTCAGCTTTGACATCGGAACGGTTAATTCCCTGCTGAGAAATATTGGGATGGAGCCGATTGATATTTATAATACGCCTGCCTATTGGCCAATTATTCTCGTACTGGTCGCGGCGTGGAAAACGCTCGGTTATGGTACGATCATGTATTTGGCGGCGATTACGAGCATTGATACCGAAATGTATGAGGCCGCGGAAATCGATGGCGCGAATATTTTTCAGCGTATCTTCAAGGTAACGATTCCTAATTTATATCCAACCGTCATTATATTGGTGCTGCTGGCAGTGGGCAATATTTTCAAAGGCGATTTTGGGATGTTTTACAATATGGTCGGCAATAATGGTGTGTTGTTCTCGTCTACTGATGTTATTGATACATTCGTATTCAGGTCGCTCATCACTTCGAATGACATTGGCATGTCGGCCGCTGCGGGGGTTTATCAATCGGTTCTCGGATTTACCACCATTATGCTGTTTAACTATGCCGTTCGCAAGTATGACAAAGATCGCGCCTTATTCTAG
- a CDS encoding carbohydrate ABC transporter permease has translation MSVSDANIGSKAVKSVKSGQLDRQLLAIIGYTSLTVLSVLCILPFILIVSSSFTEESTIVREGYQFFPTAFSVEPYKILFKYPEQMIRAYGVTISVTVIGTAIGLFLTAMTAYCLSRKDFKWRNFFSFFFFFTTLFSGGLVPWYLLIVNYLHMKDTALALIVPLLLNVFYIIVMKSFMSNIPEAIVESAKIDGAGDFLIFMKLILPLSKPALATIGLFLALGYWNDWYNALLFVADDKLMPLQYYLYKMLGNMDGMRKAMMGSGAVVTTSLPTEGLKMAMTVVASGPILLAYPFIQKYFVKGLTIGAVKG, from the coding sequence ATGAGTGTATCTGATGCTAATATCGGCAGTAAAGCCGTCAAGTCTGTGAAAAGCGGTCAGCTCGACCGCCAACTTCTTGCCATTATCGGCTATACTTCCTTAACCGTATTGTCGGTTCTGTGCATATTGCCTTTTATTCTGATCGTATCCTCTTCGTTTACGGAGGAAAGCACCATTGTGCGCGAGGGTTATCAATTTTTCCCAACTGCCTTCTCTGTGGAGCCTTATAAAATCCTGTTCAAATATCCCGAACAAATGATTCGGGCATATGGGGTAACCATCTCTGTTACCGTTATCGGTACAGCGATCGGCCTGTTCCTGACCGCTATGACCGCCTATTGCTTATCACGCAAAGATTTCAAATGGCGCAATTTTTTCTCCTTCTTCTTTTTCTTTACGACGCTGTTCAGCGGCGGGCTTGTGCCTTGGTACCTGCTCATCGTCAACTATCTCCATATGAAGGATACGGCGCTGGCGCTGATTGTGCCGCTGCTGCTGAACGTGTTTTATATTATCGTCATGAAATCGTTTATGAGCAACATTCCAGAAGCGATTGTTGAATCGGCCAAAATCGATGGCGCAGGCGATTTCCTTATTTTCATGAAACTTATTCTTCCGCTGTCCAAGCCTGCTCTCGCAACGATCGGTCTCTTCCTTGCCCTTGGCTATTGGAATGATTGGTATAATGCCCTGTTGTTCGTTGCGGACGACAAGCTGATGCCACTGCAGTATTATTTGTACAAAATGCTGGGCAACATGGATGGTATGCGCAAGGCAATGATGGGCTCAGGCGCTGTTGTGACGACAAGCCTGCCGACAGAGGGCCTTAAGATGGCAATGACGGTTGTAGCCAGCGGTCCGATCCTGCTTGCCTATCCCTTCATCCAGAAGTACTTTGTAAAAGGCTTGACGATTGGCGCAGTGAAAGGATAA
- a CDS encoding ABC transporter substrate-binding protein yields the protein MQKKKKVVIPAVALTLAMVLGACGNGGNTGTEASTAPAAGTNSSAAQSQTKDGVDISKEVKLKMVFVGPKPVDYDAVFAEINKKLKEEINATVDAEFLDWSDWAQKYPLKLAANEDFDLIYSANWAGYNDQALKGGFLELTDDMLSKYMPETWKAMDKVGWDQAKVNGKLYMVPQNRGESVEKLILYREDLRKKYNLPAIDSPEAYANYLKTIAQNEKGVTPFTPETGDWKLHNLDRILLKQQHDWNMLDFDLPIGFKLSDEAGKVFNVYETPEFKELLYYYKDLADNNAWSKNVLNNKNDHQQDFKEGKTASITHNMGTLSSLMALMRMEKSPYELALADITPNTKKSNAVSTQNGVSVHATSKNPERALMFVDLMQNDKELHDLVQYGIPGVHFTAVGDDKYDTTDKSVNFTGFSSWGFNSPLNRDNASFPEEAKVITKDWEAKVYHYPLETFVFDNSKVKTEVANVGNVMLRFAIPLEYGAIKDVDKGLEDLNKQVKAAGIDKILAEVQSQIDAFLAAKK from the coding sequence ATGCAAAAGAAGAAAAAAGTCGTTATACCGGCGGTAGCCTTAACTTTAGCCATGGTTCTTGGTGCATGCGGCAACGGTGGCAATACAGGAACAGAAGCAAGCACTGCACCAGCGGCAGGCACAAATTCTTCAGCAGCACAGTCACAGACGAAGGACGGCGTAGATATTTCTAAAGAGGTTAAGCTGAAAATGGTGTTTGTCGGCCCGAAGCCGGTTGATTATGATGCCGTATTCGCTGAAATCAATAAAAAGCTCAAGGAAGAAATCAATGCGACTGTCGATGCCGAATTTCTAGATTGGTCCGATTGGGCACAAAAATATCCGCTGAAGCTTGCGGCGAATGAAGATTTTGACCTTATCTATTCTGCGAACTGGGCGGGCTATAACGATCAGGCACTCAAAGGCGGTTTTCTGGAGCTGACCGACGATATGCTGTCCAAATATATGCCAGAAACGTGGAAAGCGATGGACAAGGTTGGCTGGGATCAGGCGAAAGTAAACGGCAAGCTGTACATGGTTCCGCAAAACAGAGGCGAATCGGTAGAGAAGCTGATTTTGTACCGGGAGGATCTGCGTAAAAAATACAATCTTCCTGCTATCGACAGCCCGGAGGCGTATGCTAATTATTTGAAAACAATCGCTCAAAATGAGAAGGGCGTTACGCCTTTCACACCGGAAACCGGCGACTGGAAGCTGCATAATTTAGACCGTATTCTGCTCAAGCAGCAACATGACTGGAACATGCTCGATTTCGACCTGCCGATCGGCTTTAAACTGTCAGATGAAGCGGGCAAAGTGTTTAACGTCTATGAAACACCGGAATTCAAGGAATTGCTGTATTACTACAAAGACCTTGCTGACAATAATGCCTGGTCGAAAAACGTATTAAACAATAAAAATGATCATCAGCAGGATTTCAAGGAAGGCAAAACAGCATCTATTACGCATAATATGGGAACGCTCAGCTCACTCATGGCATTGATGCGCATGGAAAAATCGCCTTATGAGCTTGCGCTTGCGGACATTACGCCAAATACGAAAAAATCGAATGCCGTATCGACGCAAAACGGCGTTTCTGTCCATGCAACCTCCAAAAATCCGGAGCGTGCGCTGATGTTCGTCGATCTGATGCAAAATGACAAAGAGCTTCATGACTTGGTGCAATACGGTATCCCAGGGGTACATTTCACAGCCGTTGGCGACGATAAATACGATACGACCGATAAAAGCGTGAACTTTACAGGCTTCTCCAGCTGGGGCTTCAACTCACCGCTTAACCGTGACAACGCGTCCTTCCCAGAGGAAGCCAAAGTGATCACGAAGGATTGGGAAGCGAAGGTCTACCACTACCCGCTGGAAACCTTCGTTTTTGACAACAGCAAGGTGAAGACGGAAGTGGCGAATGTTGGAAATGTGATGCTCCGCTTTGCTATTCCGCTGGAATATGGCGCGATCAAGGATGTAGATAAAGGCCTTGAGGATTTGAACAAGCAGGTGAAGGCGGCCGGCATTGATAAAATTCTCGCAGAAGTACAAAGCCAAATCGATGCTTTTCTAGCAGCGAAAAAATAA
- a CDS encoding endospore germination permease has product MIKEKINGNQIFWMISTMQIGMTILLTLNPSIAVAKQDAWLSIAISTLFSMGLAYVLSRISIMYPGDSLVTYAPKILGKFLGHTIILLYFIYWYTVLAIILRQYADFMIGTILPLTPVLVPIIGMLLVAAYVSFAGIEVLARCSEVFGPLVLLGIMVPLLLNISQIKINNLLPFMVDGSPLVLLKGALPTASFLGDNIMLMMILPFLSKPREGTKSAVLGSVVAGVFTLFSAMECIAIFGYSTAARQTYPFLNLVRFISFGFLQNLDAIVVAIWIMGIFIKVSLYLFVASYGSAQWFGVKRWRIFIFIAAPVALVLAMLPRNFVDSSILYPKLVAVPINLPFHFILLPLLLWIVGMIRSNNKKKSKPDRL; this is encoded by the coding sequence ATGATTAAGGAGAAAATCAACGGCAATCAAATTTTCTGGATGATTTCCACGATGCAGATCGGCATGACCATATTGCTGACCCTCAATCCTTCCATTGCGGTTGCCAAGCAGGATGCATGGTTATCGATTGCCATCTCTACGCTGTTCTCCATGGGTCTTGCCTATGTGCTGTCACGCATCAGTATCATGTATCCTGGCGATTCTCTAGTCACCTATGCGCCGAAAATATTGGGCAAGTTCCTTGGACACACAATCATTTTGTTGTATTTCATTTATTGGTATACGGTGCTTGCCATTATTTTACGGCAGTATGCCGATTTCATGATTGGCACCATTTTGCCGCTCACGCCCGTCCTAGTTCCGATTATTGGCATGCTCCTTGTGGCAGCCTATGTTTCCTTTGCTGGAATTGAGGTGCTTGCAAGGTGCAGCGAGGTATTTGGCCCTTTAGTGCTGCTTGGCATTATGGTGCCGCTTCTGCTGAATATTTCGCAAATAAAAATAAACAATTTACTGCCGTTTATGGTCGATGGTAGCCCGCTCGTGCTGCTCAAGGGCGCGCTGCCTACCGCTTCCTTTCTTGGTGATAACATTATGCTGATGATGATTCTCCCCTTCCTTTCGAAGCCGCGCGAGGGGACAAAAAGCGCTGTGCTCGGCTCCGTAGTAGCAGGAGTATTTACGTTGTTTTCCGCAATGGAGTGCATCGCCATCTTTGGCTACTCAACAGCTGCTCGGCAGACCTATCCGTTTCTCAATTTGGTTCGCTTCATTTCCTTCGGTTTTTTGCAAAATCTTGATGCCATCGTCGTCGCCATCTGGATTATGGGCATTTTCATTAAAGTATCGCTATATTTGTTCGTTGCCTCTTACGGCAGCGCCCAATGGTTCGGAGTGAAGCGCTGGCGAATTTTCATCTTTATTGCTGCCCCCGTCGCGCTTGTACTCGCGATGCTGCCACGCAACTTTGTTGACAGCTCCATCCTTTATCCTAAGCTCGTCGCCGTACCGATTAATTTGCCCTTCCATTTTATTTTACTGCCGCTGCTGCTGTGGATTGTCGGTATGATTCGCAGTAATAACAAAAAGAAAAGCAAACCTGACAGGCTTTAA